A stretch of the Cyprinus carpio isolate SPL01 unplaced genomic scaffold, ASM1834038v1 S000006502, whole genome shotgun sequence genome encodes the following:
- the LOC122143756 gene encoding uncharacterized protein LOC122143756: MAFKGILSLVTTFFTSYALGIELLNKKMRMIGTIRRNKPELKSALTIPRGRANFSSLFAFTETHTIVSYCPRKNKNVLLMSTVHEDAAVSEREDRKPEIILSYNRTKGGVDNLDKIVATYTCRRKTARWPMAVFYNMLDVLAYNAFVIWREINPSWGQGDNYMRRHFLQDLGRALVFPFIQSRRHIPRTPASLQLLRKVQECDEEAVSSTSGPSRAGPSRAGPTPTKRRRCRKCLPHDLKTGIVCSKCHIPICKGHSIVMCDNCDN; this comes from the exons ATGGCTTTCAAGGGCATATTGTCACTTGTGACAACTTTTTTTACTTCATATGCTCTTGGCATAGAGCTCCTAAACAAGAAAATGAGAATGATAGGAACAATCCGAAGGAACAAGCCAGAGCTGAAAAGTGCTCTGACCATTCCAAGAGGCCGGGCTAATTTCTCATCTCTGTTCGccttcacagaaacacacaccatcGTGTCGTACTGccccagaaaaaataaaaacgttctTCTCATGAGCACTGTGCACGAAGATGCAGCAGTGAGCGAAAGAGAAGACAGGAAACCTGAAATAATCTTGTCATACAACAGGACCAAAGGGGGAGTGGACAATCTTGATAAG ATTGTTGCAACATATACCTGCCGGAGGAAGACAGCTCGCTGGCCCATGGCAGTCTTCTACAATATGCTAGATGTATTGGCATACAATGCCTTTGTCATCTGGAGGGAAATAAATCCCAGTTGGGGACAGGGGGACAACTACATGAGGAGGCACTTTTTGCAGGACCTAGGAAGAGCGCTCGTGTTCCCCTTCATTCAATCAAGGCGGCACATTCCACGCACCCCAGCCTCTCTGCAACTTCTGAGGAAGGTGCAGGAATGTGATGAGGAAGCAGTTTCCTCCACGTCTGGTCCCTCACGAGCTGGTCCCTCCCGAGCTGGTCCCACCCCCACCAAAAGAAGAAGATGCAGAAAGTGCTTACCACACGATTTGAAAACAGGCATCGTTTGCTCAAAGTGCCACATTCCAATTTGTAAGGGACACTCTATTGTGATGTGTGACAACTGTGATAATTag